Proteins encoded in a region of the Mesoflavibacter profundi genome:
- a CDS encoding PcfJ domain-containing protein, with amino-acid sequence MKTNWNTQNKDLKQSAYITLVEKIYLEQNTPTRYNGSIESMLKEFFSKTSNKKYLWKRETFKRLLVHVYNQKCFALLRCYDSVNVLHNISSFGNVTVRPVEEWKKISGNNNDQLSSLIRHSFARYDVPKFLEQVFYTSEKKQMYWYVQLGKGKSVKSLSNMPVKLTSKMAHEFRNAPSFLTVYEALIYAQALGYGASTKVAKLIAHSRLSIIRDENQAFWATVVQFFSKEENLEVNELNSVVDYLTFKHQENSSFSMKNRTYKSLLSQSEEWHQNVYLKQNGENYSWESSGIKPLYFEEIVDNKKVVYKTEELLTSAALFDEGNAMKHCVAEYDEDCLEQSCAIFSLRKEVEGEPIKRLVTLEVGLQNFEIIQAKAVCNQEPDKKSLALINYWVNNSQVRQKTVQEFQQVQPLAYQRMVERRQINNRQEFDSALMIKVIFWILYVLFRIMMNN; translated from the coding sequence ATGAAAACAAATTGGAACACACAGAACAAAGACTTAAAGCAAAGTGCTTACATAACATTAGTTGAAAAAATATACTTAGAGCAAAACACACCAACTAGATATAATGGATCTATCGAATCTATGCTTAAAGAATTTTTTTCTAAAACAAGCAACAAAAAATACTTGTGGAAGAGAGAAACATTTAAGCGATTATTAGTTCATGTTTATAATCAAAAATGTTTTGCATTACTAAGATGCTATGATAGTGTCAATGTTTTACATAATATAAGTTCTTTCGGAAATGTAACTGTAAGACCTGTAGAAGAATGGAAAAAAATATCTGGTAACAACAATGATCAATTAAGCTCTTTAATAAGACACAGTTTTGCAAGATATGACGTGCCAAAATTTTTAGAACAAGTATTTTATACAAGTGAAAAAAAACAAATGTATTGGTACGTACAACTAGGAAAAGGAAAAAGTGTTAAAAGCTTATCTAATATGCCTGTTAAGCTTACAAGTAAAATGGCTCATGAGTTTAGAAACGCTCCATCTTTTTTGACAGTATATGAAGCTTTAATATACGCACAAGCGTTAGGCTATGGAGCTTCTACTAAAGTTGCAAAATTGATAGCTCATTCTAGGTTGTCTATTATAAGAGATGAAAATCAAGCTTTTTGGGCAACAGTTGTTCAATTTTTTTCTAAAGAAGAGAATTTAGAGGTGAATGAGTTAAATAGTGTTGTAGACTATTTAACATTCAAACATCAAGAAAATTCATCTTTTTCTATGAAAAACAGAACTTACAAAAGCCTATTAAGTCAATCTGAAGAATGGCACCAAAATGTTTATTTAAAACAAAATGGAGAAAACTATTCTTGGGAATCATCAGGTATCAAACCTTTATATTTTGAAGAAATAGTTGACAATAAAAAAGTGGTTTATAAAACCGAAGAGCTTTTAACTTCAGCTGCACTTTTTGATGAAGGTAACGCAATGAAGCACTGTGTTGCAGAATATGATGAAGACTGTTTAGAACAAAGTTGTGCTATATTTTCTTTGAGAAAAGAGGTAGAAGGAGAGCCAATAAAACGTTTAGTAACATTAGAAGTCGGGTTACAAAATTTTGAAATTATTCAAGCAAAAGCTGTTTGTAATCAAGAACCTGACAAAAAATCCTTAGCGCTTATAAATTACTGGGTAAACAACTCTCAAGTAAGACAAAAAACTGTACAGGAGTTTCAGCAAGTGCAACCTTTAGCTTATCAAAGAATGGTTGAAAGAAGACAGATAAATAACAGACAAGAATTTGACTCAGCTTTAATGATCAAAGTAATTTTTTGGATTTTATATGTCCTATTTAGGATAATGATGAACAATTAA
- a CDS encoding prolyl oligopeptidase family serine peptidase: MKKLAIGLLSLITIMSCKEEMKQKETIKVTYPETKKVDTVNTYFGTEVKDPYRWLEDDRSAETEAWVKAENKVTQGYLANIPYREQLKDRLSKLWNYEKIGAPFIEGDYTYFYKNDGLQNQYVIYRYKTGDDPKTAEVFLDPNTFKEDGTISLGGTSFSKNGKILAYAISEGGSDWRKILVMDVETKEIIEDTLVDIKFSGMSWYKNEGFYYSSYDKPKGSELSAKTDQHKVYYHKLGTSQSEDQLIYGGTEAEKHRYIYGNVTRDDRFLIISPRVSTSGNKLLIKDLTKPNSDFVTILDHTDSDTYIIENEDDQLFLVTNLEAPNQRLVTVNASNPTPEHWKDVIPETKNVLSASKAGGYFFAEYMVDAVSKVLQYEYSGKLVREVELPGVGSAGGFGAKKEEKELYYSFTNYVTPGSIYKYDIENGTSELYRKPEIDFNPENYESKQVFYTSKDGTKVPMIITHKKGLELNGKNPTILYGYGGFNVSLTPSFSIANAVWMEQGGIYAVPNLRGGGEYGKAWHDAGTQQKKQNVFDDFIAAAEYLITNKYTSSDYLAIRGGSNGGLLVGATMTQRPDLMKVALPAVGVLDMLRYHTFTAGAGWAYDYGTAEDSKDMFEYLKGYSPVHNVKEGVQYPATMVTTGDHDDRVVPAHSFKFAAELQEKQSGDNPVLIRIETDAGHGAGTPVSKTIEQYADIYGFTLFNMGFNVLPEKIESFKN; encoded by the coding sequence ATGAAAAAGCTTGCTATTGGTCTTTTATCGTTAATAACAATTATGTCTTGTAAAGAAGAAATGAAGCAGAAAGAAACAATAAAAGTCACCTATCCTGAAACAAAAAAAGTAGATACTGTAAACACCTATTTTGGTACAGAAGTCAAAGATCCATACAGATGGCTTGAAGACGATAGAAGCGCCGAAACTGAAGCTTGGGTTAAAGCCGAAAATAAAGTCACACAAGGTTATTTGGCTAATATTCCTTATCGCGAACAACTAAAAGATCGCTTATCTAAATTATGGAATTACGAAAAAATTGGCGCACCATTTATAGAAGGTGATTACACGTATTTTTATAAAAATGATGGATTACAAAACCAATACGTCATCTACCGTTACAAAACAGGAGATGATCCAAAAACAGCTGAAGTTTTCTTAGATCCAAATACATTTAAAGAAGATGGAACCATCTCACTTGGCGGAACAAGTTTCTCTAAAAATGGTAAAATTTTAGCTTATGCAATTTCAGAAGGTGGTAGCGATTGGCGTAAAATTTTAGTAATGGATGTAGAAACTAAAGAAATCATTGAAGACACTTTAGTAGATATAAAATTTAGTGGCATGTCTTGGTATAAAAACGAAGGATTTTATTATTCAAGCTATGACAAACCTAAAGGAAGTGAATTATCTGCAAAAACAGATCAGCACAAGGTTTACTATCACAAATTAGGAACATCTCAAAGTGAAGACCAATTAATTTATGGTGGCACAGAAGCCGAAAAACACCGTTATATTTATGGAAATGTGACAAGAGATGATAGATTCTTAATCATTTCACCTAGAGTTTCGACTTCAGGGAACAAGCTTCTAATTAAAGATTTAACAAAACCAAATAGCGATTTTGTAACTATTTTAGACCATACAGATAGTGATACGTATATTATAGAAAATGAAGACGATCAACTATTTTTAGTTACAAATCTTGAAGCGCCTAACCAAAGGTTAGTAACCGTTAATGCGTCAAACCCAACTCCAGAACACTGGAAAGACGTTATTCCGGAAACCAAAAATGTACTTAGTGCATCAAAAGCTGGTGGTTACTTTTTTGCAGAATATATGGTAGATGCTGTATCAAAAGTATTACAATATGAGTATTCAGGAAAATTAGTACGTGAAGTAGAATTACCAGGTGTTGGTAGTGCTGGCGGATTTGGTGCTAAAAAAGAAGAAAAAGAACTTTACTACTCATTTACCAATTACGTAACGCCAGGTAGCATATATAAATATGATATCGAAAACGGAACATCTGAGTTATACCGTAAACCAGAAATAGATTTTAATCCTGAAAATTATGAAAGTAAACAGGTGTTTTACACATCTAAAGATGGTACTAAAGTTCCTATGATAATTACACATAAAAAAGGATTAGAGCTTAATGGTAAAAACCCAACAATTTTATATGGTTATGGTGGATTTAATGTAAGCCTAACACCTAGTTTTAGTATTGCTAATGCGGTATGGATGGAACAAGGTGGTATTTATGCTGTTCCTAATTTACGTGGTGGCGGAGAATACGGTAAGGCTTGGCACGATGCAGGAACACAACAAAAAAAGCAAAACGTTTTTGACGATTTTATTGCTGCTGCAGAATATTTAATTACTAACAAATATACCTCTTCAGATTACTTAGCTATTAGAGGTGGATCAAATGGCGGTTTATTAGTTGGAGCAACTATGACACAACGTCCAGATTTAATGAAAGTAGCATTACCTGCTGTTGGTGTTTTAGATATGTTACGTTACCATACATTTACAGCTGGAGCAGGTTGGGCATACGATTATGGTACAGCAGAAGACAGTAAAGATATGTTTGAGTATTTAAAAGGATATTCGCCAGTACACAATGTAAAAGAAGGTGTACAATATCCTGCAACTATGGTAACTACAGGTGATCATGATGATAGAGTTGTACCTGCGCATAGTTTTAAATTTGCAGCAGAATTACAAGAAAAACAATCTGGAGACAATCCTGTATTAATTAGAATAGAAACCGATGCTGGTCACGGTGCTGGTACACCAGTTAGCAAAACCATAGAGCAATATGCAGATATTTATGGATTTACATTATTTAATATGGGCTTTAATGTACTACCTGAAAAAATTGAAAGTTTCAAAAATTAA
- a CDS encoding RtcB family protein, which translates to MGKKLSGKDLIKLGFPKNNSINVTLGQINRYQKRVKKEKILIEAKKVLLNPEAYKGDGVWGKIAESLLDPVNVTKQKLNTHRAPFQIYGENEIDDQAKYQLFDALKLPISVAGALMPDAHVGYGLPIGGVLATKNAVIPYGVGVDIGCRMCLTIYPVKASYLKGKKHQLENILLEHTKFGMYETHKIKHDDPIFERDEFKTIPLVKRLKDKAYKQLGTSGGGNHFVEFGVISILDINNEWDLPLGDYLGVLSHSGSRGLGANIAKHYTYLATKQCPLPKHVQHLAWLDLNTHDGQEYWLAMNLAGDYARACHDNIHKRISKLLGEKPIVKIDNHHNFAWKQEVNGEECIVHRKGATPAKKGELGIIPGSMTAPGFIVRGLGNTNSLQSASHGAGRVLSRRQCKTTLTQSAIKKELQNHDVSLIGGGIDEAPMAYKNIETVMKNQQELVEVIGKFTPKIVRMDR; encoded by the coding sequence ATGGGAAAGAAATTAAGTGGAAAAGACCTAATCAAATTAGGCTTTCCCAAAAATAACAGTATTAATGTGACTTTAGGTCAGATTAATCGCTATCAAAAACGAGTAAAAAAAGAGAAAATATTAATTGAAGCAAAAAAAGTATTACTAAATCCTGAAGCATATAAAGGAGATGGCGTTTGGGGGAAAATAGCTGAAAGTCTATTAGATCCAGTAAATGTGACAAAACAAAAACTTAATACACATCGCGCACCTTTTCAAATTTATGGAGAAAATGAAATTGATGACCAAGCTAAGTATCAATTATTCGATGCTTTAAAATTACCAATTTCTGTAGCTGGAGCTTTAATGCCAGATGCACACGTTGGTTACGGATTACCAATTGGCGGTGTGTTAGCCACTAAAAACGCGGTAATACCGTATGGAGTTGGTGTAGATATTGGATGCAGAATGTGTTTAACTATATATCCTGTTAAGGCATCTTACTTAAAAGGCAAAAAGCATCAATTGGAAAACATCTTGTTAGAACACACTAAATTTGGTATGTACGAAACGCATAAAATAAAACACGATGATCCAATTTTTGAACGTGATGAGTTTAAGACCATTCCGCTAGTAAAGCGATTAAAAGATAAAGCTTACAAACAATTAGGCACATCAGGTGGAGGAAATCACTTTGTAGAATTTGGAGTCATTAGTATACTAGATATAAATAATGAATGGGATTTACCATTGGGTGATTATTTAGGCGTTTTATCGCATAGCGGTTCGCGTGGATTAGGTGCAAACATTGCAAAACACTATACGTATTTAGCAACAAAACAATGTCCTTTACCTAAACATGTACAACATTTAGCTTGGCTAGATTTGAATACTCATGATGGTCAAGAGTATTGGTTAGCTATGAATTTAGCAGGTGATTATGCCAGAGCTTGTCATGATAATATCCATAAACGTATAAGTAAACTCTTAGGTGAAAAACCTATTGTAAAAATAGATAATCACCACAATTTTGCTTGGAAACAAGAGGTAAACGGTGAAGAATGTATCGTGCACAGAAAAGGAGCAACACCTGCAAAAAAAGGAGAATTAGGTATTATTCCTGGATCTATGACTGCGCCTGGATTTATAGTAAGAGGATTAGGTAACACTAATAGTTTACAATCGGCATCTCACGGAGCTGGACGCGTATTGTCCAGACGACAATGTAAAACAACATTAACACAAAGCGCTATTAAAAAAGAGCTACAAAATCATGATGTTTCACTAATTGGTGGCGGTATTGACGAAGCGCCTATGGCATACAAAAACATAGAAACTGTAATGAAAAATCAACAAGAATTAGTTGAAGTCATAGGGAAATTTACACCAAAAATCGTGAGAATGGATAGATAA
- a CDS encoding GreA/GreB family elongation factor — protein MKNRSIKTQLLQLCNQSLETRLQSVLAVIEDIKQSLQSETKSSAGDKHETGRAMLQLEREKAGHQLAEIEKTKQILSKINTESTSKNIGLGSVVFTTTSNYFISISAGELQVEGDTFYAISASTPIGQLLLGKSVGDKVTFRNMTFEITEII, from the coding sequence ATGAAAAACCGAAGCATTAAAACCCAATTATTACAGCTTTGTAACCAAAGTTTAGAAACGCGTTTACAAAGTGTTTTGGCGGTTATTGAAGATATAAAACAAAGCCTGCAAAGCGAAACCAAAAGTAGCGCTGGCGATAAGCACGAAACAGGTCGCGCCATGTTACAATTAGAGCGCGAAAAAGCAGGACATCAATTAGCTGAAATTGAAAAAACGAAACAAATTTTGTCTAAAATTAACACCGAATCAACCTCTAAAAACATTGGTTTAGGTAGCGTTGTTTTTACCACAACATCCAACTATTTTATTAGTATTAGCGCTGGAGAACTTCAAGTAGAAGGTGACACATTTTACGCCATTTCTGCAAGTACACCAATTGGTCAATTACTTCTCGGAAAATCGGTTGGTGATAAAGTAACTTTTAGAAATATGACTTTTGAAATTACAGAGATTATATAA
- a CDS encoding ABC transporter ATP-binding protein — MLNVQHLTFSYKKTPILKDISFKVNAGENLAIIGESGSGKSTLLNLIYGEFDLNQGQIFWKDTEILGPKYNLVIGYEFMKYVHQEFDLMPYITVAENIAKHLSRFYPEEREERTNELLNVVELEAFANVKVKTLSGGQKQRVALARALAKQPEIILLDEPFSHIDNFKKQSLRRNVFKYLKDKNITCIVATHDKEDVLGFADTMIVLENQQILEQGKPEALYNNPKTPLIASFFGEFNMIDDKIVYANRLEVVEKSNLKATVITSYFKAYHYLIEADLNGEKVFFEHHTSIEKGQEVYLSISE; from the coding sequence ATGCTAAACGTACAACATCTAACATTTTCCTATAAAAAAACACCTATTTTAAAAGACATTTCTTTTAAAGTTAATGCTGGCGAAAATCTCGCTATTATTGGTGAAAGTGGCTCAGGAAAAAGTACGTTATTAAATCTTATTTATGGCGAATTTGATTTAAACCAAGGACAAATCTTTTGGAAAGACACCGAAATTCTTGGTCCAAAATACAACTTGGTTATTGGTTACGAATTTATGAAATATGTACACCAAGAATTCGATTTGATGCCATACATAACCGTTGCCGAAAATATTGCTAAACATCTGTCAAGATTTTATCCAGAAGAACGCGAAGAACGTACCAACGAGCTTTTGAACGTTGTAGAACTTGAAGCATTTGCCAATGTAAAAGTAAAAACACTATCTGGCGGACAAAAACAACGTGTAGCACTAGCTAGAGCTTTAGCCAAACAACCTGAAATTATCTTATTGGATGAACCTTTTAGCCATATTGATAATTTTAAAAAACAAAGCTTAAGACGCAATGTGTTTAAGTACTTAAAAGACAAAAACATTACGTGCATTGTAGCTACACACGATAAAGAAGATGTTTTAGGGTTTGCCGACACAATGATTGTACTAGAAAACCAACAAATTTTAGAACAAGGCAAACCAGAAGCGTTGTACAACAATCCCAAAACACCTTTAATTGCTTCGTTTTTTGGCGAATTTAATATGATTGATGACAAAATTGTTTACGCAAATCGGTTGGAAGTTGTTGAAAAATCTAACCTAAAAGCAACTGTAATCACCAGTTATTTTAAAGCCTATCATTATTTAATTGAAGCTGATTTAAATGGTGAAAAAGTATTTTTTGAGCATCACACTTCAATAGAAAAAGGTCAAGAGGTTTATTTATCTATTTCAGAATAA
- the mtgA gene encoding monofunctional biosynthetic peptidoglycan transglycosylase, which produces MMKRLFRFLLKCCFWFVVITVLWVALYRYIPVYYTPLMAIRSFENTEKTSTFKHKWVKMEAISMHLQKAVICSEDQKFVIHNGFDMEAIEKAYQNNKKSKRIKGASTISQQTAKNVFLWPNRSWLRKGLETYFTFLIEKLWSKERILEVYLNSIEMGNGVYGAEAAAQHWFGISANRLNMNQSAAIAAILPNPRRYKAQPATSYISARKQWIIKQMGFYGPLKFPKKNDEKPKH; this is translated from the coding sequence ATAATGAAAAGACTCTTTCGTTTTCTATTAAAATGTTGTTTTTGGTTTGTCGTAATTACAGTGTTATGGGTAGCATTGTATCGTTACATACCTGTATATTACACACCTTTAATGGCTATTCGTTCTTTTGAAAACACCGAAAAAACCTCAACGTTTAAACATAAATGGGTTAAAATGGAAGCAATTTCGATGCATTTGCAAAAAGCTGTGATTTGTAGTGAAGACCAGAAATTTGTAATCCATAATGGTTTTGATATGGAAGCTATTGAAAAGGCTTACCAAAACAATAAAAAATCAAAACGTATTAAAGGCGCAAGTACTATAAGTCAGCAAACTGCAAAAAATGTGTTTTTATGGCCAAACAGAAGTTGGTTACGCAAAGGTTTAGAAACTTATTTTACCTTTTTAATCGAAAAACTATGGTCTAAAGAACGCATTTTAGAAGTGTATCTTAACAGTATCGAAATGGGTAATGGCGTTTATGGCGCTGAAGCAGCAGCACAACATTGGTTTGGTATATCGGCTAACCGATTAAATATGAATCAATCCGCTGCAATTGCTGCAATTTTGCCTAACCCAAGACGCTATAAAGCGCAACCAGCAACCAGTTATATTTCAGCTAGAAAACAATGGATTATCAAACAAATGGGTTTTTACGGACCATTAAAATTTCCTAAGAAAAACGATGAAAAACCGAAGCATTAA
- a CDS encoding FG-GAP-like repeat-containing protein, with translation MKTKLLLLVCLFISVLSLGQSNSNSCAEADSDTPITTSSTFTISEVNGIGIDGSEIPSPICAQNGSGATNGEWYKYIPNDNYTVTITTDLPQNSGLDTRVHIYSGTCGSLVCEGGDDDSGDGFLSVATFNATTGTTYYIAFDDRWNDSGFDWELIEGNVVVPPPPAPVTFTQQALSTTGSNRAVVDMNGDFLDDIVAVNATNINIRHQLTTGGFDNINIATTSADFTPSWSLAAADYNADGYTDLVYGGGSGVTFMRSNSTGTAFTEISGPEYVFSQRSNFVDINMDGHLDAFVCHDVQPTVYYINDGNGNLTYYQTATTGAPFNLGDYSSGGHYGSIWVDYDNDGDSDMFIAKCGGEEARRRNQMHRNDSYLDAGNNLVVSYTEVSNSIGLSDPMQTWSSAWGDFDNDGDMDVFVGASSGAHKLMRNDIDGSGNVTFTDVSSSSGVLLLTSTGIENVTYDFDNDGNLDIASNGNLLIGNGDMTFTLYENVLPVGSFGDLNNDGFIDGFSSGGTIFMNDTTTNNWITINTVGTASNINGIGARITIETPSGFQIRDVRSGDGFRYMNTLNTHFGLGTDTSITSITIEWPSGIVDTIFNPTINQSHNYVEGANQLSIEEFLISDLILYPNPTTHYLNLNTENYNLNKAEFSVFDITGRQAFKGKIYNNKVDVSRLQSGNYILKIDVNGSVKAQKFIKK, from the coding sequence ATGAAAACAAAATTACTCCTTTTAGTATGCTTATTTATAAGTGTACTTAGTTTAGGTCAGTCTAATTCCAATTCTTGTGCAGAAGCAGATTCAGATACACCAATAACAACATCTAGTACATTTACAATTTCAGAAGTAAATGGTATTGGTATAGATGGATCTGAAATACCTTCTCCTATTTGTGCGCAAAACGGAAGTGGTGCAACAAATGGCGAATGGTACAAATACATACCAAACGATAATTACACAGTTACTATAACTACAGACTTGCCTCAAAACTCTGGTTTAGATACTAGAGTACATATATATTCTGGAACTTGCGGTAGCTTAGTTTGCGAAGGTGGTGATGATGATTCTGGCGATGGATTTTTATCTGTTGCAACTTTTAATGCAACAACAGGTACAACTTACTACATAGCATTTGATGATAGATGGAATGATAGTGGTTTTGATTGGGAATTAATAGAAGGAAATGTTGTTGTTCCTCCGCCACCAGCGCCAGTAACCTTTACACAGCAAGCACTTTCTACAACAGGTTCTAATAGAGCTGTAGTAGATATGAATGGTGATTTTTTAGACGATATTGTTGCTGTAAATGCAACAAACATTAACATTCGTCATCAATTAACAACTGGTGGATTTGATAATATTAATATTGCAACTACTTCTGCAGACTTTACGCCTAGCTGGAGTCTTGCTGCGGCAGATTACAATGCAGATGGTTATACAGATTTAGTATATGGTGGCGGATCTGGTGTAACATTTATGAGGTCTAATAGTACAGGAACTGCTTTTACTGAAATTTCTGGACCAGAATATGTGTTTTCTCAACGCTCTAATTTTGTAGATATAAATATGGATGGTCATTTAGACGCATTTGTATGTCACGATGTACAACCAACAGTATATTACATAAACGATGGTAACGGTAATCTAACCTACTATCAAACCGCAACTACTGGAGCACCTTTTAATTTAGGAGACTATTCTTCTGGTGGACATTACGGATCTATTTGGGTAGATTACGATAATGATGGAGATTCCGATATGTTTATCGCAAAATGTGGTGGTGAAGAAGCAAGAAGACGCAACCAAATGCATAGAAACGATTCTTATTTAGATGCAGGAAACAATTTAGTTGTAAGTTATACAGAAGTTTCAAATTCTATTGGACTGTCAGATCCAATGCAAACATGGTCTTCTGCTTGGGGAGATTTTGATAACGATGGTGATATGGATGTATTTGTTGGCGCTAGTTCTGGCGCACATAAATTAATGCGAAATGATATTGACGGAAGCGGAAACGTGACTTTTACAGATGTATCTTCTTCTTCAGGAGTTTTATTATTAACGTCTACAGGGATAGAAAATGTGACTTATGATTTTGACAACGACGGAAACTTAGACATTGCTTCCAACGGAAACTTGCTAATTGGTAACGGTGATATGACTTTTACCTTGTATGAAAACGTATTGCCTGTTGGCTCTTTTGGAGACTTAAATAACGATGGTTTTATTGATGGATTTAGTAGTGGTGGCACTATTTTTATGAACGATACAACAACCAATAACTGGATTACTATTAACACAGTTGGAACAGCAAGTAACATAAACGGAATTGGTGCAAGAATAACTATAGAAACACCATCTGGATTCCAAATAAGAGATGTAAGAAGTGGTGACGGATTTAGATACATGAACACCTTAAACACACATTTTGGTTTAGGTACAGACACTTCAATAACAAGTATTACAATTGAATGGCCTTCAGGTATAGTAGATACTATTTTTAATCCTACAATTAATCAATCACATAATTATGTAGAAGGCGCAAACCAATTAAGCATAGAAGAGTTCTTAATTTCAGACTTAATTTTATATCCTAATCCAACGACTCATTATTTAAATTTAAACACTGAAAATTATAACCTTAATAAAGCAGAATTTTCAGTTTTTGATATAACAGGAAGACAAGCCTTTAAAGGAAAAATTTATAATAACAAAGTGGATGTATCAAGATTACAAAGCGGAAATTACATTTTAAAAATAGATGTTAACGGTAGTGTAAAAGCTCAAAAATTCATCAAAAAATAA
- a CDS encoding tetratricopeptide repeat protein produces the protein MGTHILNNYIFKALDAYPYELEKATQAINYALSYNEKDTMALCLKGRIYAETLKDYDTAKIIYTEALAENINAFHIYPHYINALLWNEDYEEAERFIDFALKVKGSDKVELYHKKAVLFEHQGLYKKALNKIKLAKRFNYDSSNIYDLKESESRIKDKMPKKAKKKKK, from the coding sequence ATGGGAACACATATATTAAACAATTATATCTTTAAAGCTCTAGATGCTTATCCATATGAATTAGAGAAAGCTACACAAGCCATAAATTATGCTTTATCATACAATGAAAAAGACACTATGGCATTATGTTTAAAAGGACGAATCTATGCTGAAACTTTGAAAGATTACGATACAGCTAAAATAATTTACACTGAAGCACTTGCAGAAAATATTAATGCATTTCATATCTATCCTCATTATATAAACGCTTTATTATGGAATGAAGATTATGAAGAAGCTGAACGTTTTATTGATTTTGCATTAAAAGTAAAAGGGTCTGATAAAGTAGAATTATACCATAAAAAAGCTGTTCTTTTTGAACATCAAGGTTTGTATAAAAAAGCTTTAAATAAAATAAAACTCGCTAAACGTTTTAACTACGATAGCAGCAATATTTATGACTTAAAAGAATCAGAATCTAGGATAAAAGATAAAATGCCTAAAAAGGCTAAAAAGAAGAAGAAATAA